A segment of the Crassostrea angulata isolate pt1a10 chromosome 10, ASM2561291v2, whole genome shotgun sequence genome:
TTGGGAAAGCacctattttaaaaatagacaCTACCAGGTAAAACTTCTATTTTGCATGAAATAGGTGCTTTTAGTGGTTTCTTGCATTAAATGCAAATTCAAACAAGTCAAACAAAGAGAAATGCTTGCTTAGAAAACACCAAGAAAGTGTAGTTACGGACATTTCGCTACTTTACAAACTATTACgtatttctaaaaatagatcacGCACATGTCTCATTAGAATTCCAAGTGCCACGTGACACAACAGATTTGATAGCCGGGGAAGAAGGTGAGTGTCTCCACAATCTCTTCATAATAGCACAATCGAAGACTTATTACGATAACTAGATGCTACAGTCATTGTTATTTTATTCCAACGTAGCACGGATGTTAAAACATATGCAGCAAGTTTACATCGTAGGTCGCAACTATCAAACAAGTGTGCCACCGAACTAACAGTATATGCCAAGATGCATGCATGAATTTGTCATGCTATACAAAAGGGCGTGCCTTTGTTGTGACTTTTCTCAATTACGACTTTAACAGTTCTTTATGttcattaattgtttaaaaaacatttgtttGCAGCTGAAATATGCATGCGGCAAGCGAACAGATGGAAAGTGATATGGGTGAGGCGGATCCAGCATTTAAAAAGGCACGTGAGGAGTATAGCGAGATCGGCTATTCTCCCACCCTTACAAAGGAACAGTTGAAGATGACCATTTTGTTGAGGCGCGTGTCTGAGGGGAAAGATGAGCCGGAAATTGAAAAAACTCGGGACATTAAACACCcagtacgtacatgtataaaatttattttaaaaatcacatgCAGAATTTCAGTTACTGTACTGTAAAAATAGTTTGAATTCAATATTGCTTTCATGAAACGATTGCGTCACTctattaaataaatatcttgTCAATCAAcccttcacccccccccccctttaataTTGTTCACGAATTGTTGCTACGATTATATAATACACCCCTTGTCccgaaaatatttttttaagctaaagctatttttaaaaagaaatgcaaaCAGCTTCGGCAATATTTGAATTCATCATTTTCGCTTGTAATTTCAATGATTTGTAAGTTTTATTGCATATATTGGTTTCatcaatttcatgtgataatgatatcattttgtaaaatgtgtaGCCTTTCTATACAACccaacatttatatttatatttttggaaGGTTAAGTGTTTTATGAATTATGTcaattacatatattttcttttttacatagcTTTCAAAAGAGGAAATGAATCGAATTGCAGCTAGGAGAAAATGCAACAGAGTATCTGCGCAAAAATCTCGTGAAAAGAAAAAACAGGAAACTCAGGAAATATTTCAAGTAGGTATAATTATTCACTTATTAAACATGCaattatattgaataattttcaaagaaatatcaCAAAACCATTCATGTTTGTACAAATGTTACAAGAAAAATGTAATTTcgttatttgtttattttgttataaataagaagaaatatacatgtataatacaaaaataaattgtcagATGAGAAGTGTTACATGTAATCTTgttataaaattcataaaatatttttgtttgcgTTCATACGGTATTTTTATAACTACaaacaacacattttttttaatattttttttttcaattaagtactacatgtattattaattaaatgacgGTTGTAATATAAATATTGCTGAGTAATGTAGCTATACgtattataatgtacatgtagtgtttATCACGTGATCCAGTGAAAAGAGTTTCcgaataattcatgtaaaattcatcattaattttattcttGTAGACAGTGAAAGAACAAGAACTTCGAAAGAAGGATCTGGAGGCCAAGGTGTCTGAAATGGAATCAGAAAAAGCCAAAATGCTGAAAATCTTAAGTGAATCATTTTCACAACAGCAGCAGACAGTGAT
Coding sequences within it:
- the LOC128167005 gene encoding uncharacterized protein LOC128167005, with amino-acid sequence MHAASEQMESDMGEADPAFKKAREEYSEIGYSPTLTKEQLKMTILLRRVSEGKDEPEIEKTRDIKHPLSKEEMNRIAARRKCNRVSAQKSREKKKQETQEIFQTVKEQELRKKDLEAKVSEMESEKAKMLKILSESFSQQQQTVITPVDVMGLVNFILQNGAVDGQIQSDISSTNIQNQTEPPTPNTFNVAGMNCTQTTSDFNIQTGESFRGHLSHELCDLEGRGSADLSCSDFEMVQCSNNFIFNHDFLADDY